In a single window of the Pseudanabaena sp. BC1403 genome:
- a CDS encoding ABC transporter permease, with translation MTTANQGNRSFWRFIINDTTGFVVKRLGQAVIVVLGVSILSFFAITKSPGNCFSALRDNPNTPKKTIEQLEKQLNYDKPEAIQYLLWLQNTLGGDLGVRCQGLAPVTPLIVERAGNTLLMSIVSLLTTWLLAIPLGIYSAVKQNTWSDRLIQIVSYATQGFPSFVLAILLLMLAQNTGWFPVGGMTSIDFAELSPFGKFLDISHHMILPILTLTVVSFAGLQRIMRGSLLDVLRQDYIKTARAKGLPENKVIYVHALRNAINPLLTLLGFEFGGLLGGAFITEFFFSWPGLGKLLLDATKEKDTNLVMAGLMLGTLMLVVGNLIGDLLLKAVDPRIKLDDME, from the coding sequence ATGACAACTGCAAACCAAGGAAATCGCTCTTTCTGGCGTTTTATCATAAATGACACGACAGGTTTTGTGGTAAAGCGACTCGGACAAGCAGTTATTGTCGTTTTGGGCGTGTCAATTTTAAGTTTTTTTGCCATTACTAAGTCCCCTGGTAATTGCTTCTCAGCTCTACGGGACAACCCCAATACACCTAAAAAGACGATTGAACAGTTGGAAAAACAACTGAACTACGATAAGCCTGAAGCAATCCAGTATCTTTTGTGGTTACAGAATACGTTAGGTGGTGATTTAGGAGTGCGTTGTCAAGGTTTAGCGCCTGTTACGCCGCTAATTGTTGAACGGGCAGGAAATACTCTACTAATGTCTATTGTATCCCTGCTAACAACTTGGCTGCTAGCAATTCCTCTCGGCATTTACAGCGCCGTTAAACAAAATACTTGGAGCGATCGCCTGATCCAAATAGTAAGCTATGCAACGCAAGGGTTTCCTAGCTTTGTATTAGCAATCCTCTTACTGATGTTGGCGCAAAATACAGGCTGGTTTCCAGTGGGAGGGATGACTAGTATTGATTTTGCGGAACTATCACCTTTTGGGAAGTTCCTCGATATTTCCCACCATATGATCTTGCCAATCTTGACTTTGACGGTGGTTAGCTTTGCAGGCTTGCAAAGAATTATGCGCGGTAGTTTGCTGGATGTGTTGCGTCAAGACTACATCAAAACTGCCCGTGCCAAAGGATTGCCTGAGAATAAAGTGATCTATGTCCATGCACTGCGTAATGCGATCAATCCTTTGCTTACTTTATTAGGATTTGAATTTGGGGGACTACTAGGTGGTGCATTTATTACTGAATTCTTTTTTAGCTGGCCAGGATTAGGAAAGCTTTTACTAGATGCAACTAAAGAAAAAGATACTAATCTGGTAATGGCTGGGCTGATGTTAGGGACTTTGATGCTAGTCGTTGGCAATCTTATTGGAGACTTATTACTAAAAGCCGTCGATCCACGCATCAAGCTTGATGACATGGAGTAA
- the era gene encoding GTPase Era: MIPESGEGFKSGFVALVGRPNVGKSTLLNALIGQKIAITSPVAQTTRNRLRGILTLPEAQIVLVDTPGIHKPHHLLGQTIVRNAIGAISSVDMTVLLVDGSDRMGTGDRFVAETILQSKVPTILGINKIDILGDDSGDTFTGYESFALEHGWQVAKFSSITGEGLEALQAMMCDRLPLGPYYYPPDLVTDQPERFIMGELIREQILLLTREEIPHSVAISIDQVDEQPKITRVMATIHVERDSQKGILIGKKGQMLKEIGTQARLQMQKMIMGSVHLEMFVKVQPKWRSSRFQLSDLGYRVE, encoded by the coding sequence ATGATTCCAGAGTCGGGCGAAGGTTTTAAATCGGGTTTTGTAGCATTAGTTGGACGGCCAAATGTTGGTAAGTCCACCTTGCTCAATGCCCTCATTGGTCAAAAAATTGCGATAACTTCGCCCGTTGCCCAAACTACGCGCAATCGTTTACGGGGAATCTTGACATTGCCTGAAGCCCAAATCGTCCTTGTGGATACCCCTGGGATTCATAAACCACACCATTTACTCGGACAAACGATTGTCAGAAATGCGATCGGGGCAATCTCTTCAGTCGATATGACTGTTTTGCTAGTTGATGGTAGCGATCGCATGGGAACGGGCGATCGCTTTGTTGCTGAGACTATCTTACAGAGCAAGGTTCCTACGATTTTGGGAATCAATAAAATTGATATTCTTGGTGACGATTCGGGGGATACTTTTACTGGTTATGAGAGCTTCGCCTTAGAGCATGGTTGGCAAGTCGCTAAGTTTTCATCAATTACGGGTGAAGGATTAGAAGCTTTGCAAGCGATGATGTGCGATCGCTTGCCTCTTGGCCCCTATTACTATCCGCCAGACCTAGTCACCGATCAGCCTGAGCGCTTCATTATGGGCGAGCTAATTCGCGAACAAATTCTCTTGCTTACGCGCGAAGAAATTCCGCATTCCGTTGCAATTAGTATCGATCAGGTAGATGAGCAGCCTAAAATTACTAGGGTAATGGCGACAATTCATGTGGAACGAGATTCGCAAAAGGGGATTTTGATTGGTAAGAAAGGACAAATGCTGAAGGAGATTGGCACGCAGGCAAGATTACAAATGCAGAAGATGATTATGGGTTCTGTTCATTTGGAAATGTTTGTAAAAGTCCAACCCAAATGGAGATCGTCTCGGTTTCAATTATCTGATCTTGGTTATCGCGTAGAATAA
- a CDS encoding energy-coupling factor transporter transmembrane protein EcfT encodes MDILRSLPIGLYLEQPITWLHRLDPRIKLFGLLTFLLSPIQANEPWRVAIAVLLIILTLASQIPMRVWKQQMGILLLLAFMTFAIATFSPDGFNANVQPRRPIPEVNVTAEKALSASPLTIKLPQPTPYSYVVWKAGSITITRRSLDLGVRVCTLIFTYLYAPTLFLLVTAPEEITAALASILAPLKSLKVPVVEIVLTLTLALRFVPLVLEEVQNLGRAMRTRSINWKRLGFKRTTQIWLILAERLIDNLFIRAEQTASAMQVRGFTTPNTHIVVWNPLKFLPRDIILLILLVTMWGLRIWYGNEL; translated from the coding sequence GTGGATATACTGCGATCGCTTCCCATCGGACTTTACCTCGAACAGCCGATTACATGGCTCCATCGACTCGATCCACGCATCAAACTGTTTGGACTACTCACATTTTTACTGTCACCGATTCAAGCTAATGAGCCTTGGCGCGTTGCGATCGCGGTTTTACTAATCATCCTGACCCTCGCATCACAAATTCCGATGCGTGTTTGGAAGCAACAAATGGGGATTTTGCTATTGCTCGCCTTTATGACTTTTGCGATCGCCACTTTTTCCCCAGATGGGTTTAATGCCAATGTCCAGCCGCGTCGCCCGATCCCTGAAGTAAATGTCACGGCTGAAAAAGCTCTGAGCGCATCACCGCTAACGATCAAACTACCTCAACCAACTCCCTATAGTTATGTAGTTTGGAAAGCTGGTAGCATCACCATAACTCGCAGATCTCTGGATTTGGGTGTGCGCGTTTGTACATTGATCTTCACCTATCTCTATGCACCAACTCTATTTTTGTTAGTTACGGCTCCCGAAGAAATTACCGCCGCCTTAGCCTCAATTTTGGCTCCATTAAAATCACTCAAAGTTCCTGTTGTCGAAATTGTCCTTACTCTAACCCTTGCACTGCGTTTTGTCCCTTTAGTTTTAGAAGAAGTACAGAATCTTGGCAGGGCAATGCGAACACGTTCGATTAATTGGAAAAGACTAGGTTTTAAACGCACCACCCAAATTTGGCTAATCCTTGCAGAGAGATTAATTGACAATCTGTTTATCAGAGCCGAACAGACTGCCAGTGCCATGCAAGTACGCGGCTTTACTACTCCTAATACTCACATTGTAGTTTGGAATCCTCTCAAATTTTTACCTCGCGATATTATCTTGCTAATTCTCTTAGTTACAATGTGGGGATTAAGAATTTGGTACGGAAATGAATTATAA
- a CDS encoding FdhF/YdeP family oxidoreductase, whose product MADSTPSETTIASANGNQPEMGGGLPVIGYWTEKTLDLKGGLLWKTLLHKSACLSCAWGTGGQKGGFQNEDEENLQRCAKSVEAIASELMEPIPKHFFERYPISELQKLSSMESDRLGRLSFPVIKRANSDRYERITWSEVYEIVTKAFQKAPERLASYSSGRSSNEAAYLLQLLMRSLGSNNLADCSDLCHAPSTVGLKQMFGSGTSMVSLADLKQSDCVVLIGSNAPANHPRLMNELIQLRDRGGKVIVINPLIEVGLVKFASPAYPIKSFLKGSDISSHYIQPISGSDTAVFLGIQKALIENNLVNYDFLKQYTEDWEAVIEQVRSLDWCEILNTCGVSHEEIEIAAKMIGTSQRVTFAWAMGITQHSNAVDNVFSIANTALLTGNAGKEGAGTMPIRGHSNVQGFGSMGVTILLKEEIMQALEKLLQRPLSRVQGYDTRALLEASDRHQIDTLLCLGGNIYAANPDLTQAKRALGNIETVIYISTKPNIGHFHGLAKENTLILPVFARFENPHKTTTESGNNFVRLNDEGTSHLSQREGTDLISEVEFLTELADRLHGDDVVDWRSLQDTKYIRQLIAKTIPNYEKIGEIDHSNQEFTIANRIFHTPKFPTISGKAHMFVTPLPKLDLPTLSSFDIPEQTKAIVLVLGTGRSYSQHNTVVYKDGDYYRGMPHRNCILMNRTDGDRAGFREHQTVTVKGNAGKMKEVEIIYGQIREGSALMFYPEVNAIFSAPIDERCGTPAFKRVPVAVYSADSTPI is encoded by the coding sequence ATGGCTGACTCAACTCCTTCGGAAACGACGATCGCATCTGCAAATGGGAACCAACCAGAAATGGGTGGTGGCTTGCCTGTGATCGGTTATTGGACGGAAAAGACGCTGGATCTTAAGGGTGGATTACTTTGGAAAACGCTATTGCATAAGAGTGCTTGTCTATCCTGTGCATGGGGAACGGGTGGACAAAAAGGTGGATTTCAGAATGAGGATGAAGAGAATTTGCAGCGCTGTGCCAAAAGTGTGGAAGCGATCGCATCGGAGTTAATGGAACCAATTCCTAAGCATTTCTTTGAGCGTTACCCAATTTCGGAATTGCAAAAATTAAGTTCGATGGAATCTGATCGCTTAGGGCGTTTGAGTTTCCCAGTGATTAAACGGGCTAATAGCGATCGCTACGAACGCATCACATGGTCAGAAGTCTACGAAATTGTCACTAAAGCCTTTCAGAAAGCTCCTGAACGTCTTGCCTCCTATAGCTCAGGACGCTCATCGAATGAAGCCGCCTATCTGTTGCAATTGCTGATGCGATCGCTTGGATCTAATAACCTTGCTGACTGCTCCGATCTCTGCCATGCGCCTTCGACCGTTGGATTAAAGCAAATGTTTGGATCGGGTACATCAATGGTCAGCCTCGCTGATCTCAAACAGAGCGATTGTGTGGTGTTGATTGGCTCCAATGCGCCTGCAAATCATCCGCGATTGATGAATGAATTGATTCAACTGCGCGATCGCGGTGGCAAAGTGATTGTTATCAATCCTCTGATCGAAGTTGGCTTAGTTAAATTCGCTTCTCCTGCTTATCCGATTAAATCTTTTCTCAAAGGCTCAGATATCTCCTCGCATTATATTCAGCCAATTTCAGGTAGTGATACTGCGGTTTTTCTGGGAATTCAAAAGGCTCTAATTGAGAATAATCTCGTTAATTATGACTTTCTCAAACAATATACTGAGGACTGGGAAGCAGTAATCGAACAGGTGCGATCGCTAGATTGGTGCGAGATTCTGAATACTTGTGGAGTCTCACACGAGGAAATCGAGATCGCCGCCAAGATGATTGGCACTTCGCAACGGGTGACCTTCGCATGGGCGATGGGCATTACACAGCATTCAAATGCTGTGGATAATGTGTTTAGTATTGCCAATACTGCACTCTTAACTGGCAATGCTGGGAAAGAAGGTGCGGGAACAATGCCAATTCGTGGACATTCTAATGTGCAAGGATTTGGTTCGATGGGGGTGACAATTCTTCTCAAAGAAGAGATTATGCAAGCTTTAGAGAAACTATTGCAACGACCTCTCAGTCGAGTTCAAGGCTATGATACTCGCGCCCTGCTCGAAGCAAGCGATCGCCATCAGATCGATACGCTACTCTGTCTCGGCGGCAATATCTACGCCGCAAATCCTGATTTAACTCAAGCTAAACGCGCTCTTGGTAATATCGAAACCGTTATTTATATTTCTACAAAGCCGAATATCGGACATTTTCATGGACTGGCTAAAGAGAATACCTTAATTCTGCCTGTCTTCGCGCGTTTTGAAAATCCCCACAAGACCACAACTGAATCTGGTAATAATTTTGTTCGCCTAAATGATGAGGGAACATCCCATCTCAGTCAGAGGGAAGGCACAGATTTAATCTCAGAAGTTGAATTTCTAACAGAACTTGCCGATCGCTTGCATGGTGATGATGTTGTAGATTGGCGATCGCTCCAAGACACAAAATATATCCGTCAACTGATCGCCAAGACCATACCAAATTACGAGAAAATTGGTGAAATTGATCATAGCAATCAAGAATTTACGATCGCCAACCGCATCTTCCATACGCCCAAATTTCCGACCATATCTGGTAAAGCACATATGTTTGTCACACCCTTGCCAAAACTAGATTTACCAACGCTCTCCAGTTTTGATATACCTGAGCAGACCAAGGCGATCGTGCTTGTACTTGGCACTGGCCGCAGCTATTCACAACATAACACCGTTGTTTATAAGGATGGTGACTATTATCGTGGAATGCCTCACCGCAACTGCATTCTGATGAATCGTACCGATGGCGATCGCGCAGGTTTCCGAGAGCATCAAACTGTTACAGTCAAAGGAAATGCTGGCAAAATGAAAGAGGTGGAAATCATCTATGGACAAATTCGTGAAGGCTCAGCACTGATGTTTTATCCTGAAGTCAACGCTATTTTCAGTGCTCCCATTGATGAGCGTTGTGGCACACCCGCATTTAAGCGCGTTCCCGTTGCTGTTTATTCTGCTGACAGCACTCCGATCTAA
- a CDS encoding cell wall metabolism sensor histidine kinase WalK, with product MLSASPDLVALARSQIILLTQSLGAVASAIYITESVADGMPPNLIEVAVFPEDGVMALPEAFSETLPLMMGSGGLVRQRRIVLPLMYEEAILGFLMAGRDDRDWQEYEQLQIQQIANTLAIACALDRRNQWLVANQQRNYEEQSNFFASLLHQLRNPLTAIRTFAQLLSRRIVESDPNQKFVTGILRETQHIQDLLSEADRPAPLLLPQAEHEKALLPAATLDLAPVDLSGILEAIANFASAIAQDRNIQFLSNIPSRLPTVLGNESALREAIGNLVENALKYTPEGGYVLLGADVKPDTVYIYVQDTGVGIPDADLPRLFERNFRGRQADGNILGTGLGLAIANELVQKMEGSIHVISQVGKGSTFAVTLKRAG from the coding sequence ATGCTCTCCGCCAGTCCCGACTTAGTAGCCCTAGCCCGATCGCAAATTATATTACTGACCCAAAGTTTGGGTGCAGTCGCTAGCGCTATCTATATCACCGAAAGTGTTGCTGACGGGATGCCTCCAAATCTAATTGAGGTGGCTGTGTTTCCTGAAGATGGGGTGATGGCTTTGCCAGAAGCTTTTTCTGAAACTTTGCCTTTAATGATGGGGAGTGGTGGTCTAGTAAGACAACGCCGCATTGTTCTGCCCTTAATGTATGAAGAGGCTATTTTAGGATTTCTGATGGCGGGACGGGATGATCGCGACTGGCAGGAATATGAACAATTGCAAATTCAACAAATCGCTAATACTTTAGCGATCGCCTGCGCTCTCGATCGCCGCAATCAATGGTTAGTTGCCAACCAACAGCGCAACTATGAGGAGCAGAGCAATTTTTTTGCTTCACTATTACATCAACTACGCAACCCGCTCACCGCAATTCGTACCTTTGCTCAACTTCTGTCACGACGAATTGTTGAGTCAGATCCTAATCAAAAATTTGTAACAGGAATTTTGAGGGAAACTCAGCATATTCAAGATCTCCTGAGTGAAGCTGATCGTCCTGCGCCACTTCTACTGCCCCAAGCCGAACATGAAAAAGCTTTATTACCAGCGGCAACTTTGGATCTAGCACCTGTAGATCTCAGCGGAATTTTGGAGGCGATCGCTAATTTTGCCAGTGCGATCGCGCAAGATCGCAATATTCAGTTTTTATCCAATATTCCTTCACGGTTACCCACAGTTTTGGGTAATGAATCAGCACTAAGAGAAGCGATCGGTAATTTGGTAGAGAATGCACTCAAGTACACACCTGAAGGTGGATATGTTCTATTAGGTGCAGATGTTAAGCCTGACACGGTTTACATTTATGTTCAAGATACTGGTGTGGGAATTCCTGATGCTGATCTACCTCGTCTATTTGAACGCAATTTTCGTGGTAGACAGGCAGATGGCAATATTTTAGGTACGGGACTAGGACTTGCGATCGCGAATGAATTGGTACAGAAGATGGAAGGTAGCATTCACGTAATTAGTCAAGTCGGCAAGGGAAGTACTTTTGCAGTGACGCTCAAACGTGCAGGATAA
- the dxs gene encoding 1-deoxy-D-xylulose-5-phosphate synthase, translating to MRLSDVTHPNQLHGLTISQLESIAKEIRQKHLETIAATGGHLGPGLGVVELTLALYQTLDLDRDKVVWDVGHQAYPHKLITGRYNRFHTLRQKDGIAGYLNRRESEFDHFGAGHASTSISAALGMAIARDLQGDNYKTVAIIGDGSLTGGMALEAINHAGHLPKTNLLVVLNDNEMSISANVGAIPKYLNKLRLSPPMKFITNNLEGQIRNIPFVGEQISPEIERIKDNLKIVTMVQNKVGAVFEELGFTYIGPVDGHNLKELIDTFKMAHTLTGPVMVHVSTTKGKGYSYAEADRVGYHAQNSFDLATGKAKPSISSKPKPPSYSKVFADTLIKLAEHDKRIVAITAAMSTGTGLDKFQAALPNQFIDVGIAEQHALTVAAGMACEGMRPVAAIYSTFLQRGFDQIIHDICIQDLPVFLCLDRAGIVGADGPTHQGMYDIAYLRCIPNMVLMAPKDEAEMQNMIVTGITHNGAIAMRYPRGNGMGVPLQDEDIEPLPIGKAEVLREGKDVLLLAYGSMVYPSLQVAELLNEHGISATVVNARFAKPLDTELIVPLAKKIGKVVTVEEGCLMGGFGSAVLEALNDENILVPVYRIGVPDILVEHASPEQSFNSLGLSSGQICDRILNQFAFNKQTAISN from the coding sequence ATGCGGCTAAGTGATGTTACTCATCCCAACCAATTGCATGGTCTGACAATTTCGCAGTTGGAATCCATTGCTAAGGAAATTCGGCAAAAACATTTAGAAACGATCGCCGCCACAGGTGGACATCTAGGACCTGGGCTAGGCGTAGTCGAGCTAACTCTCGCTTTATATCAAACCCTAGATTTAGATCGCGATAAAGTGGTTTGGGACGTGGGGCATCAAGCATATCCACATAAGCTGATCACAGGGCGCTACAACCGCTTTCACACCTTGCGTCAAAAAGACGGTATTGCAGGTTATCTAAATCGTCGCGAAAGTGAATTTGACCATTTTGGCGCAGGGCACGCTTCGACCAGTATTTCCGCAGCACTTGGTATGGCGATCGCCCGCGACTTGCAGGGCGATAATTATAAAACCGTGGCGATTATCGGTGATGGCTCCTTGACAGGTGGCATGGCTCTTGAAGCAATTAACCATGCAGGACATCTGCCCAAAACGAATTTATTAGTTGTCCTCAATGACAATGAAATGTCAATTTCGGCAAATGTCGGCGCAATTCCTAAGTATCTGAATAAACTGCGCCTCAGCCCACCGATGAAATTCATCACCAACAATCTCGAAGGACAAATTCGCAATATTCCATTTGTAGGCGAACAAATCAGCCCTGAGATTGAGCGCATCAAGGACAATCTCAAGATTGTGACAATGGTCCAAAACAAAGTAGGAGCCGTATTTGAAGAACTCGGTTTTACTTACATTGGTCCCGTCGATGGACATAATCTCAAAGAATTAATCGATACCTTTAAGATGGCGCATACTCTTACAGGTCCCGTCATGGTTCACGTTAGCACCACCAAGGGCAAGGGCTATAGTTACGCCGAAGCTGATCGCGTTGGCTATCATGCTCAAAACTCCTTTGACCTCGCCACAGGCAAAGCCAAACCTTCTATTTCCAGTAAACCGAAGCCTCCTAGCTACTCTAAGGTTTTTGCCGATACACTCATTAAACTTGCTGAGCATGACAAGCGCATTGTCGCGATTACTGCCGCAATGTCTACTGGGACAGGTTTAGACAAATTTCAAGCCGCCTTACCCAATCAATTTATCGATGTCGGTATTGCCGAACAGCACGCACTCACTGTCGCCGCAGGTATGGCTTGTGAAGGAATGCGTCCTGTTGCCGCAATTTATTCCACTTTCCTCCAACGAGGGTTTGACCAAATTATCCATGACATCTGCATCCAAGACCTGCCAGTTTTCCTTTGCTTAGATCGCGCAGGTATCGTTGGCGCGGATGGCCCCACGCATCAAGGTATGTATGACATCGCCTATCTACGCTGCATTCCTAATATGGTGCTGATGGCTCCTAAGGATGAAGCAGAAATGCAGAACATGATCGTTACTGGTATTACCCACAACGGGGCGATCGCGATGCGCTATCCTCGCGGCAATGGGATGGGCGTACCATTGCAAGATGAAGATATCGAACCATTACCAATTGGTAAAGCGGAAGTCTTGCGCGAAGGCAAAGACGTGTTGCTACTTGCCTATGGCTCAATGGTTTATCCTTCGCTTCAAGTTGCCGAACTGCTAAATGAGCATGGGATTAGTGCCACAGTGGTTAATGCTCGATTTGCAAAGCCTTTGGATACAGAACTAATCGTACCGCTTGCTAAAAAAATTGGCAAAGTGGTTACAGTAGAAGAAGGTTGTCTGATGGGAGGATTTGGTAGTGCTGTTCTCGAAGCCTTGAATGATGAAAATATCCTCGTTCCTGTCTATCGGATTGGGGTTCCTGATATTCTGGTAGAACATGCTTCACCAGAACAGTCATTTAATTCTCTAGGCCTATCCAGTGGTCAAATCTGCGATCGCATTCTCAACCAATTTGCTTTTAATAAGCAAACTGCTATTAGTAATTAA
- a CDS encoding FIST N-terminal domain-containing protein has translation MKWVTSLSTKISLEAAVQDLSQQIFALMGDRSLDLGFLFVSTAFASDYPRLLPLLADKLPIQKLIGCSGGGIVGNGQEFEDKPAIALLVGHLPNATAKVFHLDDNQLPDLDSPPDRWEKITDVDPAVSPSFVLVGDPFSFPINDLIQGLDFAYPNAVKVGGLASSGGMGANALFCFHEEDKYKLYRTGLLGVALWGDVTIDPVVAQGCRPIGKILQVSECERNLILGLEGKPPLSLLQDTVGDLNPSDRELAQHSLFIGVVMNEFKADPSQGDFLIRNIIGVDPRSGAIAVGDRMRPGQRIQLHLRDGKASAADLEEALINYSNQLNLEAPNVSATAALMFSCMGRGERLYGKPNFDTEILQKHLGLIPLGGFFCSGEIGPVGGTTFLHGYTSVFGIVRPKNP, from the coding sequence ATGAAGTGGGTTACTAGTCTTTCGACAAAAATATCTTTGGAAGCTGCGGTGCAAGATCTGTCACAGCAAATATTTGCTTTGATGGGTGATCGATCGCTTGATTTAGGATTTTTATTTGTTTCTACGGCTTTTGCAAGCGACTATCCGCGTCTACTACCATTGCTAGCGGACAAATTGCCAATCCAAAAATTAATTGGTTGCTCTGGTGGAGGGATTGTTGGTAATGGTCAGGAGTTTGAAGATAAACCCGCGATCGCATTATTAGTTGGTCACTTACCCAATGCAACAGCAAAAGTATTCCACCTTGATGATAATCAGTTACCAGATCTCGATAGCCCTCCCGATCGCTGGGAAAAAATAACGGATGTTGACCCCGCAGTTTCACCTAGTTTTGTATTGGTTGGCGATCCATTCTCATTTCCGATTAATGACTTAATTCAAGGTCTGGATTTTGCCTATCCCAATGCAGTCAAAGTTGGTGGATTAGCTAGCAGTGGAGGCATGGGGGCAAATGCACTGTTTTGTTTCCATGAAGAAGACAAATATAAGCTATATCGCACGGGTTTGTTAGGTGTGGCACTATGGGGAGATGTGACCATTGATCCTGTGGTCGCACAGGGTTGCCGACCAATTGGCAAGATTTTGCAGGTTTCTGAATGTGAACGCAATCTAATTTTGGGACTTGAGGGTAAGCCGCCTCTGAGTCTATTACAAGATACTGTAGGCGATTTAAACCCAAGCGATCGCGAACTTGCCCAGCATTCACTATTTATAGGTGTAGTGATGAATGAGTTTAAGGCAGATCCATCACAGGGCGATTTCTTGATTCGCAATATTATTGGTGTCGATCCTAGATCGGGGGCGATCGCTGTTGGAGATCGGATGCGCCCTGGGCAGAGAATTCAACTACATTTACGTGATGGGAAAGCCTCGGCGGCGGACTTAGAAGAAGCTTTAATCAATTACTCCAATCAATTGAACTTAGAGGCTCCCAATGTATCCGCTACGGCGGCTTTGATGTTTTCTTGTATGGGACGTGGCGAGAGGCTATATGGCAAGCCAAACTTTGATACTGAGATCCTGCAAAAACATCTTGGCTTAATTCCGTTGGGTGGCTTTTTCTGCTCAGGTGAAATTGGGCCTGTTGGTGGTACAACATTTCTCCACGGTTATACATCAGTATTTGGCATTGTTAGACCCAAAAATCCATAA
- the apcB gene encoding allophycocyanin subunit beta, producing the protein MQDAITSLIGAYDATGKYFDRDAMDTLKSFFATGNARLAASTAITANAASIVRKSGSQLFEEVPDLIRPGGNAYTTRRFAACLRDMDYYLRYASYALVAGNNDVLDERVLQGLRDTYSSLGVPIGPTVQGIQIMKQAVMDLVGENADWLASPFDYMSRELSEKNI; encoded by the coding sequence ATGCAGGATGCAATTACCAGCCTGATCGGTGCTTATGATGCAACTGGTAAATATTTTGATCGCGATGCCATGGACACACTCAAATCCTTCTTTGCGACTGGCAACGCCCGCTTAGCCGCTTCTACGGCAATCACTGCTAATGCAGCATCGATTGTGCGGAAGTCTGGCTCACAATTATTTGAAGAAGTCCCAGATTTGATTCGTCCAGGTGGTAACGCCTACACAACTCGTCGTTTTGCAGCTTGCTTGCGTGACATGGACTACTATTTGCGTTATGCCTCCTATGCTCTAGTTGCAGGCAACAATGATGTCCTCGACGAAAGAGTATTGCAGGGCTTACGTGATACTTATAGCTCTCTAGGAGTGCCAATTGGCCCAACCGTGCAAGGGATTCAAATCATGAAACAGGCTGTTATGGACTTAGTTGGTGAAAATGCTGACTGGTTAGCATCACCCTTTGACTATATGAGTCGCGAACTTAGTGAAAAGAATATCTAA